The Drechmeria coniospora strain ARSEF 6962 chromosome 02, whole genome shotgun sequence genome has a segment encoding these proteins:
- a CDS encoding cell surface protein has protein sequence MRSAIVYSAFVAGASAHGLWIYTVGANKVTMPGLNVADGTPRDCVVNACGAQADTAIIRDMDIMNGVTSPLGKTQGNGNVDPAAVISVFMGRRKEAPANKGAQSSVGKEDALPGLLQRREERKRQIGNLFSGIANLPVVGVAGLGGVRKDYPVETVVRDSAGQGAKRGLPTCDDDGVISGVYRQVNQDGAGPLTAAIDPSSGGYDGKAFQSASIVQNMPGLGVGGLSLATNTEFPIKVKMPEGMVCNGKVGGAENVCIVRVRNQAAAGPFGGSGAFTQSPAARKRAIAYRLKKRFDVGREDEE, from the exons ATGCGCTCCGCCATCGTCTATAGCGCCTTCGTTGCCGGTGCATCGGCCCACGGCCTCTGGATTTACACCGTGGGTGCCAACAAAGTCACCATGCCCGGTCTGAATG TGGCCGACGGTACTCCCCGCGACTGTGTCGTCAACGCTTGCGGCGCCCAGGCCGACACGGCCATCATCCGCGACATGGACATCATGAACGGCGTTACGTCCCCGCTTGGCAAGACGCAGGGTAACGGTAACGTCGACCCGGCTGCCGTCATCTCCGTCTTCATGGGCAGACGCAAGGAGGCTCCCGCCAACAAGGGTGCCCAATCCTCAGTCGGTAAGGAGGACGCTCTTCCTGGCCTCCTGCAACGCCGCGAGGAGCGAAAGCGGCAGATTGGTAACCTGTTCTCGGGCATCGCCAAtttgcccgtcgtcggtgtcGCCGGTCTCGGTGGTGTCCGCAAGGACTACCCCGTCGAGACTGTCGTCCGCGACTCGGCCGGCCAGGGCGCCAAACGTGGCCTTCCCActtgcgacgacgacggcgtcattTCGGGCGTCTACCGCCAG GTCAACCAGGACGGTGCCGGTCCCCTCACTGCCGCCATCGACCCGTCGTCTGGTGGTTATGACGGCAAGGCCTTCCAGAGCGCCTCCATCGTCCAGAACATGCCGGGCTTGGGCGTCGGTGGTCTCTCTCTCGCCACCAACACGGAGTTCCCCATCAAGGTCAAGATGCCCGAGGGAATGGTCTGCAACGGCAAggtcggcggtgccgagaACGTCTGCATCGTTCGCGTTCGCAACCAGGCCGCTGCCGGACCCTTTGGCGGCTCCGGTGCCTTCACCCAGAGCCCCGCCGCCCGTAAGCGCGCCATCGCCTACCGTCTCAAGAAGCGCTTCGACGTGGgccgcgaggacgaggagtaA
- a CDS encoding beta-lactamase family protein, translating into MDLFQSAEFSSHVEELLEEHHVPGVAVAIVQDQTIASAGYGKHALEPSQPCTADSLFDIASVSKSLTAASVGLLIADDEKFPQIQYEATMSSLLPDDFVLASKQWTDSVTLEDVLSHRTGMPSHDLSYMNNGAAKPDDARSVTRNLRNLQFAAPIRTKYIYNNMMYTAATHLVEKMTGLGFVEFLGQRFFEPLGMESSFLQPECPRGKGLKERIAVGYIWEKDSESYRPIPIIDTPEVQGASSIVTSANDYIKWVKALMNKEGPITDDVYQELLKSRTLQNPYGDDLRPFTSPAVYAAGWEIYYYRGHMVVAHEGCIPGFAAHHFFLPAFKFGAVIFANANGGDKITSILMQELIDAAIGLPEADRLDWNKVESEEGSDESMSDEGSVDEVEEVRQELCPGIKESEGQKMPLEAYAGQYWNPGYHGMTVEVKDGGLFVDATDRSMGFTLTFTHVSEQTKYIAHVRDMFEGGSAPIRAEFRFDNDKVTKMGLHLESEVDEYIWFDRAHEEESAPTATEELAPEAAEESGWIVTEESEPMATEGS; encoded by the exons ATGGATCTCTTCCAGTCGGCCGAATTCTCGTcgcacgtcgaggagctcctcgaggagcACCACGTGCccggcgttgccgtcgccatcgtccagGATCAGACAATCGCATCGGCCGGTTACGGGAAGCACGCGCTCGAACCGTCCCAGCCCTGCACGGCCGACTCGCTCTTCGACATTGCCTCCGTTTCCAAGTCGctcacggccgcctcggtcgggctcctcatcgccgacgatgaaAAGTTTCCCCAGATCCAGTACGAGGCCACCATGTCGAGCCTGCTACCGGATGAtttcgtcctcgccagcAAGCAATGGACCGATTCGGTGACGCTGGAGGATGTCCTCAGCCACCGGACGGGAATGCCATC GCACGACCTTTCCTACATGAACAATGGTGCGGCGAAGCCCGACGATGCGCGATCGGTGACGAGAAACCTACGCAACCTGCAGTTCGCGGCGCCGATCCGAAccaagtacatctacaacaACATGATGTACACGGCAGCCACCCATCTCGTCGAGAAGATGaccggcctcggcttcgtaGAGTTCCTCGGCCAACGTTTTTTCGAGCCGCTCGGCATGGAATCGAGCTTTCTGCAACCCGAGTGCCCGCGGGGCAAGGGGCTCAAGGaacgcatcgccgtcgggtACATCTGGGAGAAGGACTCGGAGTCGTACCGGCCGATCCCCATCATCGACACGCCCGAGGTGCAGGGGGCCAGCTCCATCGTCACGAGCGCCAACGACTACATCAAGTGGGTCAAGGCGCTGATGAACAAGGAAGGCCCCATCACGGACGACGTGTACCAGGAGCTGCTCAAGTCGCGGACGCTCCAGAACCCCTACGGCGACGACCTGCGACCGTTCACGTCGCCTGCCGTGTACGCGGCGGGCTGGGAAATTTACTACTACCGCGGCCACATGGTCGTCGCCCACGAGGGATGCATACCTGGCTTCGCCGCTCATCACTTCTTCCTCCCCGCCTTCAAATTTGGCGCCGTCATCTTCGCCaacgccaacggcggcgacaagaTCACTTCGATCCTGATGCAGGAgctcatcgacgccgccatcggaTTGCCCGAGGCCGATCGGCTCGACTGGAACAAGGTGGAGTCGGAAGAAGGCTCGGACGAGTCCATGTCGGACGAGGGGAGCGTTGACGAAGTGGAGGAGGTGAGGCAAGAGCTCTGCCCCGGCATCAAGGAGTCGGAAGGCCAGAAGATGCCGCTCGAGGCCTACGCCGGACAGTACTGGAACCCGGGATACCACGGCATGACGGTCGAAGTCAAGGACGGAGGGCTCTTTGTCGATGCCACGGACCGCTCCATGGGCTTTACCTTGACCTTCACCCACGTCAGCGAGCAGACCAAGTACATCGCTCACGTGCGCGACATGTTTGAAGGCGGCTCCGCCCCCATCCGCGCCGAGTTTCGATTCGACAACGACAAAGTCACCAAGATGGGGCTACATCTGGAgagcgaggtcgacgagtaTATCTGGTTCGACAGGGCGCACGAGGAGGagtcggcaccgacggccacggAGGAGCTGGCACcagaggccgccgaggagtcGGGATGGATAGTCACGGAAGAGTCGGAACCGATGGCCACGGAAGGGTCGTAA
- a CDS encoding guanyl-specific ribonuclease F1 produces the protein MQAIRDQGSTTSPRRTANSYKIPAIPYHNSNQATKLLSPPGQAVRAGLPAQNVAVLGNLQWSRQGICSADGCWPSTDLAVSVSDHLYSSILTCTPFAFSSLYLNVRLGPSSWPDLIFVPIPPHHLTDYQSTLPFDSLYFLLQEYSKGIPEAKMQLPVGLVSLVSLSIALVGATPIEQARVEAGTTCGRTYYSADAVRKASNAACSYVQDGGRAGSSSYPHRYNNFEGFYFQGEEGPFYEFPLMSSGKIYGGGRPGADRVIINEDCKQVGQITHTGASGNNFVGCSGTD, from the exons ATGCAGGCTATCCGCGACCAAGGATCTACTACTTCGCCGCGGCGGACAGCAAACTCGTACAAAATACCGGCGATTCCCTACCACAACTCAAACCAAGCCACCAAGCTTCTTTCTCCGCCAGGTCAGGCAGTTCGAGCCGGGTTACCAGCCCAGAACGTAGCCGTGCTCGGAAATCTCCAGTGGAGTCGGCAGGGTATTTGCTCA GCAGacggctgctggccgtccACAGACCTGGCCGTCTCTGTATCCGACCATCTCTACTCCTCTATACTTACCTGCACTCCCTTTGCCTTCTCGTCCTTGTATTTAAATGTTCGGCTCGGCCCGTCGTCTTGGCCTGATCTCATCTTCGTTCCCATACCACCACACCACCTGACAGACTACCAATCAACTCTGCCTTTCGACTCTCTCTACTTCCTCTTACAAGAATATTCGAAAGGTATTCCCGAAGCCAAGATGCAGCTGCCTGTTGGActcgtctccctcgtctCTCTctccatcgccctcgtcggcgcaaCCCCCATCGAACAGGCGCGGGTCGAAGCGGGGACGACTTGTGGTAGAACCTACTACTCGGCTGATGCTGTCCGCAAGGCTTCGAATGCCGCCTGCTCCTACGTCCAGGACGGCGGTCGAGCCGGCAGCTCGAGCTACCCCCATCGCTATAACAACTTTGAGGGCTTCTATTTTCAAGGCGAAGAAGGGCCCTTTTATGAGTTTCCTCTGATGAGCTCGGGCAAAATTTACGGCGGCG GCCGCCCCGGTGCCGATCGCGTCATCATCAACGAAGATTGCAAACAGGTCGGCCAGATCACCCACACCGGTGCCAGCGGCAACAACTTTGTGGGCTGCTCGGGAACCGACTAA
- a CDS encoding exo-beta-1,3-glucanase: MKAPPAQDCGARLTRINATIETGVLLAQPTSPFFARDVASAASQLSMYLQSQVSCLSTRIFAKSGNAVVGLYAAAGIGMSSLSALLGRYESLATKGGKILQFCEAKDSGNRAVGIIAAPLSALGSVNEAVNTWANRGCLDSSAVSHSAHLDILVHEAPASESISESDGSYSTSTNVENSSDNCQKADRTYSTETPSAGTYMNWDFLSPLRVKSSGRQFITIVNLTPHRFKLVHTHSYQMDSFDFGDVPQGHARQNLAHYTEKAGTFPVDDNGEAYYSIDGTDKKFTIRATTHIPHAYPRRTVFDLTRMNMGQREYLDPSQEASVTLVITGSNEYGFITSIRHGAGNWMRSLYHVIKDRQLQHVVMPGTHDSGMSTISNKIVSLGVEANTQTQGLNMYDQLRTGARWFDLRISTVHNAPFEADYDFWTLHVNDERADIAVGNSGVSLDDIVREINRFTMENPGEIVFLRVKYLIGIRKIPSFGPIYWTDEMVRAFFSKLRGIRNRCPHLDAAVPFNRQKVSYFMDQNEGKGCVIILLDGQLTSSVPQESISDGIYKASRMRFWDNWSNKADTQSMAQDQAADWKTVMRSGDPGNSDDRFLIGQWLVSADAVKTTALTIQKMAILPTNPALYWMGVNNMSPERWPNVLLIDYIGIVVRDQTAWNQLSAEMYTLAIGLNLYMISENCDISPRRSPLLAKARPMPLSTNNVVTAAPWNGIIYANGTVQDFPPRTSHPGRTRILHSGTRFLNGTVLTKDVKNPNLSQASM, translated from the coding sequence ATGAAAGCTCCCCCCGCGCAAGACTGCGGTGCTAGGTTGACGCGCATCAATGCCACCATCGAGACGGGAGTCTTGCTCGCTCAACCTACTTCGCCATTTTTTGCCAGGGATGTCGCCTCCGCGGCGAGTCAGCTTTCCATGTACCTGCAGAGTCAAGTGTCGTGCCTCTCTACCAGAATATTTGCCAAGTCCGGGAATGCAGTCGTTGGTCTGTATGCCGCAGCAGGGATCGGGATGTCGTCCTTGTCAGCTCTCCTGGGTAGGTACGAGAGTCTGGCAACCAAGGGAGGCAAAATTTTGCAGTTTTGCGAGGCCAAGGATAGCGGAAATAGGGCAGTAGGCATCATAGCGGCACCGCTTTCTGCCCTGGGAAGCGTGAATGAGGCCGTCAACACATGGGCCAACAGGGGCTGTCTCGATTCATCTGCTGTCTCGCATAGCGCTCATCTTGATATTCTCGTGCACGAAGCGCCTGCCTCTGAAAGTATATCCGAATCGGACGGAAGctacagcaccagcaccaatGTCGAAAACTCTAGTGACAACTGCCAAAAGGCCGACCGCACATACAGCACGGAGACGCCATCAGCCGGTACCTACATGAACTGGGATTTCCTGAGTCCCCTGAGGGTCAAGAGCTCGGGAAGACAGTTCATCACCATCGTCAACCTGACGCCGCATCGATTCAAGTTGGTACACACCCACTCCTACCAGATGGATAGCTTCGACTTTGGAGATGTACCGCAAGGCCATGCCCGACAGAACCTCGCGCATTACACGGAAAAGGCAGGCACCTTTCCCGTCGATGACAACGGGGAAGCCTACTACAGCATCGATGGAACGGATAAGAAGTTTACCATCCGAGCCACGACACATATCCCGCACGCATACCCTCGCCGTACAGTCTTTGACCTGACACGAATGAACATGGGCCAGCGCGAGTATCTCGACCCGTCCCAGGAGGCTTCCGTGACCTTGGTCATCACGGGCAGCAATGAATATGGCTTCATCACCTCCATCCGACACGGGGCTGGGAACTGGATGAGGAGCCTGTATCATGTCATCAAGGATCGTCAGCTGCAGCACGTGGTAATGCCCGGCACGCACGACTCGGGAATGAGCACCATCAGCAACAAGATCGTCTCCTTGGGTGTGGAGGCCAACACGCAGACTCAAGGGCTGAATATGTATGACCAGCTTCGCACGGGCGCCAGGTGGTTCGACTTGCGCATTTCCACCGTGCATAATGCGCCCTTTGAAGCCGACTATGATTTCTGGACGCTGCATGTCAATGACGAAAGGGCAGACATTGCCGTTGGCAACTCAGGGGTgtcgctcgacgacatcgtTCGCGAGATCAACCGGTTCACCATGGAAAACCCGGGAGAGATTGTCTTCCTGCGGGTCAAGTACCTCATCGGGATTCGCAAAATCCCCAGCTTCGGCCCCATATACTGGACCGACGAGATGGTGCGCGCCTTCTTTAGCAAGCTTAGGGGCATACGGAACCGGTGTCCCCatctcgacgctgccgttCCCTTTAACAGGCAAAAGGTGTCATACTTTATGGATCAAAACGAAGGCAAAGGCTGCGTCATCATactgctcgacggccagctcACCAGCAGCGTACCCCAGGAGTCGATCTCGGACGGCATCTAcaaggcgtcgaggatgcgcTTCTGGGACAACTGGTCCAACAAAGCCGACACCCAGTCCATGGCGCAGGACCAAGCGGCCGACTGGAAGACGGTGATGCGAAGTGGCGACCCCGGAAACAGCGATGACAGGTTCCTCATCGGCCAGTGGCTCGTCAGTGCCGATGcggtgaagacgacggcgttgacgaTTCAGAAAATGGCCATCCTCCCCACCAATCCGGCGCTCTACTGGATGGGGGTGAACAACATGAGTCCCGAGCGCTGGCCCAACGTCCTCCTCATCGACTACATTGGTATCGTCGTCAGGGACCAGACGGCTTGGAATCAGCTCAGTGCGGAGATGTATACCTTGGCCATCGGCCTGAATCTGTACATGATCAGCGAGAACTGTGACATCAGCCCGCGGAGGTCGCCCCTGCTGGCCAAGGCCAGGCCCATGCCACTCTCGACCAACAATGTTGTGACGGCGGCTCCCTGGAATGGCATCATCTACGCCAACGGCACGGTCCAAGACTTTCCACCAAGAACGTCGCATCCTGGCCGTACTCGCATCCTTCATTCAGGGACCAGGTTCCTCAACGGGACCGTATTGACAAAGGATGTGAAGAACCCGAATCTTTCTCAGGCCAGCATGTAA
- a CDS encoding nadh-cytochrome b5: protein MASSIAYRPRLVTAVGTLAAAGLAVGIASKLLVKEAHADSPTTRLKVFGAGPAFFSLPLESGEMVNHNTRRLRFRFADKDAVSGLPLTSSVLTFSWPKGRSLPVVRPYTPVTSSDEPGYLEFLVKRYPDGKSSTHLHSLEPGESLFFLASLKGFQWTANAFRHVTLVAGGAGITPIFQLAQGILRNPADKTAITLVMGVNSDQDILLKKEFEDLERRFPGRFHAVYTVSHPVPGSPYKKGYVTKELLQEVAVPRTAQGEATKVFVCGPPAMEKSLVGDRATKGVLQELGYRKDQIYKF from the exons ATGGCTTCCTCCATCGCCTACCGCCCCCGACTGGTGACCGCCGTAGGtaccctcgccgccgccggtctcgccgtcggcatcgcctccAAGCTCCTCGTCAAGGAGGCCCATGCCGACTCCCCAACGACGCGGCTCAAGGTCTTCGGTGCCGGgcccgccttcttctccctGCCGCTGGAGAGCGGCGAGATGGTGAATCACAACACGAGGAGGCTGCGCTTTCGATTCGCCGACAAGGATGCCGTCAGCGGACTGCCGCTCACCT CCTCTGTTTTGACCTTTTCCTGGCCCAAGGGGCGGTCGCTGCCCGTCGTGCGGCCGTACACGCCCGTCACGAGCTCAG ATGAGCCTGGATACCTCGAGTTCCTCGTCAAACGCTACCCCGACGGCAAATCCAGCACCCACCTCCACTCCCTCGAGCCTGGGGAGTCgctcttcttcctcgcctccctcAAGGGCTTCCAGTGGACCGCCAACGCCTTCCGTCAcgtcaccctcgtcgccggcggcgccggtaTTACCCCCATCTTTCAGCTCGCCCAAGGCATCCTGCGAAACCCGGCGGACAAGACGGCGATAACGCTCGTCATGGGCGTCAACTCGGATCAGGACATCCTCCTCAAGAAGGAGTTTGAGGATCTCGAGCGCCGCTTTCCCGGTCGGTTCCATGCCGTCTACACCGTGAGCCACCCGGTGCCAGGCTCGCCCTACAAGAAAGGCTACGTGACCAAGGAGCTTCTGCAGGAGGTGGCAGTCCCGCGCACCGCCCAAGGGGAGGCCACCAAAGTCTTTGTGTGCGGCCCACCGGCCATGGAGAAGAGCCTTGTCGGTGACCGGGCCACCAAGGGAGTCTTGCAGGAGCTCGGTTACCGGAAGGACCAGATTTACAAGTTTTGA
- a CDS encoding putative integral membrane protein, with amino-acid sequence MYLLHVMRTNKSSRLDASPTDFCLAYDARLIAQSRNRPHTSLPYIPPAALLPSAHPSDSDGRSDKVDESDEVDESKRGRRRGSTPVPPPNPPPPPPCLSSPTRKSAMRASRANLVFWLAWLSLAVWCYHNSADDPSSIFYNPAKAYRLRFSTVRTSEVDRFLRQTNVTAPGTRQGPPQLCVGIPSINRTTESFLEHTVGSLVDGLTADERALVHIVVLLADRTPQTHAAYGQEWLGRLVDEVVVYADRLAANATLPAANYHAIPFDVRGEPRGDGRVENMRLDHSVLVERCRGQEAPYFAFVEDDVIATRSWFAKFRSAVGHVERETERSGRDWIYLRLFYSELLMGWNAEESLHYAAGVVAAYTVLLLLFLELRRRHKIGPTAKGATQNFNHAAALVFCLWTPAVIALFFMAGRVSTHRLSPFPLSGVREMPNYGCCAQGLVFPNRHLDGFQRLLRDPPFAFAGDQILEDYARDHGLRKWALDPSVLQHAGQRESSDGPRKADVWNFSFERLHE; translated from the exons atgtacttactgcatgTTATGCGCACCAACaaa TCCTCGCGTCTCGATGCCTCACCCACCGACTTCTGTCTCGCGTACGATGCTCGGCTGATTGCTCAGTCGCGGAATCGTCCGCATACATCCCTCCCATACATCCCTCCTGCCGCCCTCCTGCCGTCGGCCCATCCGTCTGATAGCGACGGCCGATCCGACAAGGTCGACGAatccgacgaggtcgacgaatccaaacgaggccgtcgtcgaggatcaACGCCTGTACCTCCaccgaaccccccccccccccccccttgcctttcgtcgccgacgaggaagtcAGCGATGCGTGCTTCCAGGGCCAACCTCGTCTTCTGGCTGGCCTGgctctccctcgccgtctgGTGCTACCACaactcggccgacgacccgTCTTCGATCTTCTACAACCCCGCCAAGGCCTACCGCTTGCGCTTCTCCACCGTTCGCACCTCCGAGGTCGACCGTTTCCTGCGGCAAACCAACGTCACCGCTCCCGGGACGCGCCAGGGGCCTCCCCAGCTCTGCGTCGGCATCCCCAGCATCAACCGCACGACCGAGTCCTTCCTTGAGCACAccgtcggcagcctcgtcgatggcttgacggccgacgagagggCGCTCGTCcacatcgtcgtcctcctcgccgacaggACGCCCCAGACGCACGCCGCCTACGGCCAGGAAtggctcggccggctcgtcgacgaggtcgtcgtctacgccgaccgtctcgccgccAACGCGACGCTGCCCGCCGCCAACTACCATGCGATTCCCTTTGACGTCCGCGGCGAGCCTCGGGGCGACGGGAGGGTCGAGAACATGCGGCTCGACCACTCGGTTCTCGTCGAGCGCTGCCGCGGTCAGGAGGCGCCCTACTTTGCctttgtcgaggacgacgtgaTCGCGACGCGAAGCTGGTTTGCCAAGTTCCgatccgccgtcggccacgtcgagcgGGAGACGGAAAGGAGCGGCCGCGACTGGATCTACCTGCGCCTGTTCTACTCGGAGCTGCTCATGGGCTGGAATGCCGAGGAGTCCCTCCActacgccgccggcgtcgtcgccgcttacaccgtcctgctgctcctcttcctcgagctCCGGCGACGTCACAAGATAGgcccgacggccaagggcgCGACGCAAAACTTCaaccacgccgccgccctcgtcttctGCCTCTGGACGCCAGCCGTCATTGCCCTCTTTTTCATGGCCGGTCGCGTCTCGACCCATCGGCTGAGCCCCTTTCCCCTCAGCGGTGTCCGCGAGATGCCCAACTACGGTTGCTGCGCCCAAGGGCTCGTCTTTCCGAAccgccacctcgacggcttccagAGGCTGCTGCGGGATCCGccctttgcctttgccggcGATCAGATTCTCGAGGATTACGCCCGCGATCACGGCTTGAGGAAGTGGGCCCTCGACCCGAGCGTGCTGCAGCACGCCGGACAGAGAGAGTCATCGGACGGACCGCGCAAGGCCGACGTCTGGAATTTTAGCTTCGAGAGGCTGCATGAATGA
- a CDS encoding Protein OS-9 like protein: protein MRRLNVVLLATIQLCLALLPGFDVHSDLLAYPQFEVVFSEGSISDKEAHELLESQARDATDSADGSQSSAGDARETTAADAGNAADEISYSYELMNMPPHRYLCAIPNIPPPGPENQTANELAKAEEARELSRAASSGWELLSQLEDRCLYFMSGWWSYRFCDNHEVAQYHAVTAMTHGQPPRRDPQTPEYVLGRVPALPAGSEVEARDRAGSKSVPAELQVKGDQRYLVQKLEGGTICDLTGRERTIEVQYHCVPGMTTDRIGWIKEVTICAYVMVVNSPRLCQNAVFLPPKETKANAIKCQLISAAAADDDDRSTPRLEQTEGAQPDGVGGAEGEKTTAGSRAGDEAGDEAGHDAAEELGVVTVGGVVVGARHVLSGADEVGKPPLKLAAPQNTFETSVGDRMVDVLIKVASKADGGKVEKMSTDELKRLELDPSVVEDMKKKMERLAGDQGWKLEVVEIDGGNMRELRGFVDEKPKAAGGEGQQQASSDEDDGHDEEGGGGDRHHLPADGQDEQQASVGQDQHQVPHGHGGQQAADEKDEGAKDDVRDEGSKETFFRDEL, encoded by the exons ATGCGCCGTCTCAATGTAGTCCTGCTGGCCACAATCCAGCTCTGCCTTGCCCTGCTGCCTGGCTTCGACGTCCACAGTGACTTGCTCGCCTACCCGCAG TTTGAAGTTGTCTTCTCCGAAGGCTCCATTTCCGACAAGGAGGCTCATGAGCTCCTCGAGAGCCAAGCCCGAGATGCGaccgactcggccgacggcagccagTCCAGTGCGGGCGATGCTCGCGAGACCAcggctgccgacgccggcaacgccgccgaTGAGATTTCCTACTCGTACGAGCTGATGAACATGCCGCCCCATCGCTACCTCTGCGCGATACCGAACATACCGCCTCCCGGCCCCGAGAACCAGACGGCCAacgagctggccaaggcggaaGAGGCGCGGGAGCTGAGCCGGGCGGCCAGCAGCGGCTGGGAGCTGCTCAGCCAACTAGAGGATAGATGCCTGTACTTCATGTCGGGCTGGTGGAGCTACCGGTTCTGCGACAACCACGAGGTGGCCCAGTACCACGCcgtgacggccatgacgcaCGGCCAACCGCCGAGGCGCGACCCTCAAACGCCGGAATACGTTCTCGGCCGCGTGCCTGCGCTGCCTGCCGGATCCGAGGTCGAGGCTCGCGATCGGGCCGGCTCGAAATCGGTGCCGGCTGAGCTCCAGGTCAAGGGCGACCAACGGTACCTCGTGCagaagctcgagggcggAACCATTTGCGACCTCACAGGCAGGGAGCGAACCATCGAGGTGCAGTACCACTGCGTGCCGGGTATGACGACCGACAGGATCGGCTGGATCAAGGAAGTGACCATCTGCGCCTACGTCATGGTGGTGAACTCGCCGCGGCTATGTCAAAACGCCGTATTCCTGCCGCCCAAGGAGACCAAGGCCAACGCCATCAAATGCCAgctcatctcggccgccgccgccgacgacgacgacaggtCGACGCCCCGTCTGGAGCAGACCGAAGGCGCCCaacccgacggcgtcggtggaGCGGAAGGGGAAAAGACTACGGCGGGCTCGCGGGcgggcgacgaagccggcgacgaagccggccacgatgcggccgaggagctcggcgtcgtgacAGTCGGGGGTGTCGTCGTGGGCGCGCGGCATGTCCTgtcgggcgccgacgaggtcggcaagCCCCCTCTCAAACTGGCGGCGCCGCAAAACACGTTTGAGACGAGCGTGGGCGATCGAATGGTCGACGTCCTCATCAAGgtggcgagcaaggcggacggcggcaaggtggAGAAGATGTCGACGGACGAGCTGAAGAGGCTGGAACTCGACCCCAGCGTGGTGGAGGAcatgaagaagaagatggaACGGCTTGCCGGCGACCAGGGATGGAAGCTCGAGGTTGTGGAGATTGACGGCGGAAACATGCGCGAGCTtcgcggcttcgtcgacgaaaAGCCCAAGGCCgccgggggcgaggggcagcagcaggcgagctccgacgaggacgacggtcacgacgaggagggaggcggcggcgacagacACCACTTGCCGGCGGATGGgcaggacgagcagcaggcgtCGGTAGGGCAAGACCAGCACCAGGTGCCACACGGACATGGCGGACAGcaggcggcggacgagaaaGACGAGGGCGCCAAGGACGACGTTCGGGACGAGGGAAGCAAGGAGACGTTTTTCAGGGACGAGCTGTAG